Genomic segment of Mercurialis annua linkage group LG6, ddMerAnnu1.2, whole genome shotgun sequence:
TACAAATCAAGCCCGCGGATTGGCATTCCATTGCTGTCATTTTATATGTGTATGGTTACAATTATCTGCGGTTGCAATGTGCTTATGATGTAGCACCGGGCGGGCTGTTAGCTAGCGTATACCATCTTACAAGAATAGAGTATGGTATAGATCAACCAGAAGAAGTATGTATAAAGGTATTTGCCCCAAGGAAGAATCCTAGAATTCCTTCTGTTTTCTGGGTTTGGAAAAGTGCGGATTTTCAAGAAAGGGAATCTTATGATATGTTGGGAATCTTTTATGATAATCATTCGCGTCTGAAACGTATCTTAATGCCGGAAAGTTGGATAGGGTGGCCCTTACGTAAAGATTATATTGCTCCCAATTTTTATGAAATACAAGATGcttattgaataaaataataagaaactAATCTTTAGTCTTCCAACTACAAATATCCCTTGAATATTTGTACACACATCAATATTGATTTTTGGCAAGTGGAACTAATAGGATGAACTAAACGAATTCTGCATCGTGAACTTTGTACCGCGCATATCCCTTAGATGAGCTTTAAAAAGTCACATAACATAGGAGCGAATgaagaaatagaaaaagaatgtgaaataaaatataaagaaatgaAAGAGGATCAGATTCTATTTATATTGTATCTGAGGCGAATCTTGGATATTTCCAACCCTCAACTCCTATAGACTACACTTTTAGTTCTTTTAACTAACTAAAGTTAGTTAAACCTTTCGAGTTTATACTTTAACCTTTCGAGTCTATACGAAGTATTAACATTCTTTTTGATCGAGAGGAGACACATTATGATTATgaacaaatcaaataaaaaagaagacataatctaattttttttaatactttattTAGAACATAAACGCTTTACTCATCTATaatctaataatttatataagttGTAGAATAGATACTCATACACAAATTAATCATTTGCCAGGAACCAGATTTGAACTGGTGACACGAGGATTTTCAGTCCTCTGCTCTACCAGCTGAGCTATCCCGACCATTTTATTTTAGACGCGTCGTCTTCTTCATTTTACTAAATGACTTTGGTCTatgtcaattaaaaaaaatgaatcggATAATGATTTGGATTGTTAATCATTCCATTTTCCACTGGAGGGGGGTTTGTTCAAAGGTGTTCATTTTTATGTATATCATATCTACCGCAAGACTTGTGAAAAGAGATCCGGCCCGGATATGGGATATGCTTGTGAAAGAATCGAACGCATAAGAACGATAACAAAATTGGAATCGTTAATGAAAAGAGAGAATAGGATAAAAATAATTAGGCAGTCGAGCGAGCCTTTTTTGGAGATAGAGGGACTTGAACCCTCACGATTTCTAAAGTCGACGGATTTTCCTCTTACTATAAATTTCCTTGTTGTCGATATTGATATCGACATGTAGAATGGGACTCTATCTTTATTCTCGTCCGATTAATCAGTTATCTATCAGACTATGGAGTGAATGATATGATCAAGTAATATTCAGCCCTTTCTTCAACTTGGAATCAattcaaatcaaaacaattctttttcttttttcatataAAGATACAAAATATGGATTTGACCCCTATTAATTAATCGTCTGAGATATTATTTCAGTACGTATCCATATGTATTCCATATGTATATTTCCGTATGTATTATGTATTTATAGGGTTATCCTTTACTTTATCCTTTCTGCAATTTGGACGGAAGGATTTTATTAATGCAACGCAGTCAACTCCATTTGTTAGAACAGCTTCCATTGAGTCTCTGCACCTATCCTTTTTTATTCTGTCTTTATGATATGAACCTTTGTTTGTTTTCGGAAAACCGGATTTGGCTCAGGATTGCCCATTTTTAATTCCAGGGTTTCTCTGAATTTGAAAGTTATCACTTAGTAAGTTTCCATACCAAGGCTCAATCCAATTAAGTTCGTAGCGTCTACCAATTTCGCCATATCCCCCCTTATTTTTTCGATTAAAATCTTATTATTACCCGCCTTTCAGTTATATTCTATAGGAACTCTTGAAATTATTAGATACCGATTCCTATAAAAATtgctataatataaaaaaagtgtttcctcttctttttttttcttatctatCGTCTTTCATCTCTATCAAAAACCTTTCTTTAGTCTAATCTTTAGTCTAATCTTTAGACTAATCAGAAAGGATTCTATCATTTCTCTATCCGCAATTCAATATAGATGTATATATActgcatttattatatatacttCTCTTACTCTTATTTTTTATCGCGCAATTTTGAATACTCGAACGGTCAATTCTTTATTTCTATATTCATATTCATTATGaataactaataataattatgaataaCTACTACTaataatgaaaacaataaaaagttAATAGCCAAGATTCCACTAGTTTATAAAATTCCTATGCATATCCTAAATTTCTGTTATGTGAGCCCGCTTAGCTCAGAGGTTAGAGCATCGCATTTGTAATGTGATGGTCATCGGTTCGACTCCGATAGCTGGCTTTTCtctatttgtttgattttttacataattgataattttttttgaaatcaaagaatATTGATATTGAAAAAGCTTCGTTCCCTTTTACCAAAGGGGACCCATTATTATGTGGTAGGAACTTCAAAttatgaaaaaagttaaaaattagaATAGTTAAATCTCTGCAGAACAAATCCAGAACAAGAAAAGGACCCTTTTTTCTATATACATTATTGGTATATATACAAAAAGGCCCCGATATTGATACAATCTATCTCATTATTCTTTGTAGTATATTACTACAGTAGATTTAGTTTCATTTATCATATTTCTCTTTTAGTTCAGTTTTAATTTAGGTTTttgaaaattcaataaaattcaaataaaataaggaGTTTTTATGTCACGTTACCGAGGGCCTCGTTTCAAAAAAATACGCCGTCTGGGGGCTTTACCGGGACTAACTAGTAAAAGGCCTAGAGCTGGGAGCGATCTTAGAAATCAATCACGTCCCAGTAAAAAATCTCAATATCGTATTCGTttagaagaaaaacaaaaattacgtTTTCATTATGGTCTTACAGAACGACAATTACTTAAATACGTTCGTATCGCCGCAAAAGCCAAAGGGTCAACAGGTCAGGTTTTACTACAACTACTTGAAATGCGTTTGGATAATATCCTTTTTCGATTGGGTATGGCGTCAACTATTCCCCGAGCCCGCCAATTAGTTAATCATAGGCATATTTCAGTTAACGGTCGTATAGTAGATATACCAAGTTATCGCTGCAAACCCCGCGATTTTATTACAGCTAGGGATGAACAAAAATCTAAAGCTATGATTCAAAATTCTCTTGAGTCATCCCCCCAGGAAGAATTGCCAAAACATTTGACTCTTCTGCCACTCCAATATAAAGGATTGGTCAATCAAATAATAGATAGTAAATGGATCGgcttaaaaataaatgaattgctGGTGGTAGAATATTATTCTCGTCAGACTTAATTCTaactaaaatcaaaataacaagGGTTCGAATAATTTTGTCCCCCCTATTCTAAGTATAAgtaaaaataaagaaacaaaaaaggaAGGGTTTGATTTGATCGGGAGTTTTCTCCTATTCATATATCGTAGAGTAATAGGGATATTTTCATTCCGTTCCCATTTTTGCAGTCTTTTTTGTACCGCAGAAATTAGGAATAGAGAATCTATATCAAGGAAAGGTCTAACTGTTGAAATTAAGGTATCCGTTGTTATGTGATTTGATACGTTGCGGTCAGTAACATTGATAAATTAGGCGAAGGTACGGAAAGAGAGGGATTCGAACCCTCGGTAAACAAAAGCCTACATAGCAGTTCCAATGCTACGCCTTTAACCACTCGGCCATCTCTCCTACATAATGATTATGGCCCCGAAACCGAGTGAATCGCGAGTCtttcatattaattattgaatatgtaTAGTACGTACAATCAAttctaactaataaaaatagaaaattttgaatcaaATAAAGCACTTTCCTTCAAAATTGGGGGATAAGGATaatcttgtttttgtttttgtgaaAAAACCTTTCTTAAAAGCAATAAAGATGTGTATCTATTCGTGTTTGTGAAGTTTGTGAAGATGGTCTTTCCatctttttttgatatttatagcTATACCGGCGTAAATCATTGGATTGGAACAAtctgtttttatgttattttgtaCCATACAACTCCTTTTTTGTGGGATCGTTTTCTCATGAGAggtaattaaaagaaattataaaatggatTGCTACTTATGCCTAGATCCCGGATAACTGGAAATTTTATTGATAAGACATTTTCAATTGTAGCCAATATCTTATTACGAATAATTTCGACAACTTCGGGCGAAAAAGAGGCATTTATTTATTACAGAGATGgtgtgatttgattttttttactatttcaaATCTTAGGAAAAAGACACATTAGTCGGGGTAGAAAGATTTGAAATAACTCTACGCTTGTTGAAGGTGAAGTTTCTAAATAAAACAATGCCCTCTGTCGGGTATCCCCGATTAATGCAGCCTCAGATGCTTCAATTGTCAATTCTAGCAGTGAACGTAAGGTTATACCTATGGCTATGGGTTCTGTATTGCAGTGCAGTACCCCACTAGTACCAATAGGCGGCATATAGGAAGAAGCACTACGCCTAGGAATCAACAATATGAAAGACGAAACCTTTGTTAGAAATTCTCCTTTTTCTTTATTGGGATTGGGACTAAGAAGAACGGTTGGGACAACAAACATCCATCTCGTTCGTACTTTGGATACCCGTAGAACCGTCGAAGACTGTTAAAGTGACTAATTCCTAGAAATTAAGGAAGATTGAGGACAAAGAAATTGTTGGAGTTaacttaatattataatattatatttttatcgaGTATCAACATGCTTGATGTTAAGAAAAGATCTTTTGCAGGAAGGTTGGCTAGAGATTTCTTGTAAAAAAACTAGCCCCGCTCAGTTCATAATGAGAATATTTCACTCTCTTTCTATATTGTATTATTCTCATTATGCACATTAAGGGAGGAGCCGTATGAGATGAAAATCTCACGTACGGTTCTGGAACGGAGATTCTTTGAATTGAATGACGACCGTAGCGGATGTCTGCTCAATCCGAAGGAAATTATGCGGAAGCTTTACAAAATTATTATGAAGCTATGCGGCTAGAAATTGATCCCTATGATCGAAGTTATATACTCTATAATATAGGCCTTATTCACACAAGTAATGGAGAACATACAAAagttttgaaatattattttcgGGCACTAGAACGAAACCCCTTCTTACCACAAGCTTTAAATAATATGGCCGTGATCTGTCATTACGTGCGACTATCTCCACtatagaaagaaaagaaaaaagaaaaaataggcTTTCTACGTATGCATCGTCAAAACCAACGATTTTTTATTAGCTGTAGAAAAGAAAGCAACTTCATAAAAGTCAAAATATGAAGAAAAAATATGCCTAGATACTTTATTCTATGGATAAAGGATCTAATTGATAGAGGAAGCATCGTAAAGATCAATTAGTGATATTTTTGGACGATACAATAATAACCTGCTTACTTATGTTATAATATGAAACAAAAGTTAGGAATCAACTTATGTAACAGAGTAGATCCCCTAAAGTATTGAGCAGCGGTGTAGCATCGGATCCCAAAGA
This window contains:
- the LOC126653693 gene encoding 30S ribosomal protein S4, chloroplastic-like, encoding MSRYRGPRFKKIRRLGALPGLTSKRPRAGSDLRNQSRPSKKSQYRIRLEEKQKLRFHYGLTERQLLKYVRIAAKAKGSTGQVLLQLLEMRLDNILFRLGMASTIPRARQLVNHRHISVNGRIVDIPSYRCKPRDFITARDEQKSKAMIQNSLESSPQEELPKHLTLLPLQYKGLVNQIIDSKWIGLKINELLVVEYYSRQT